A single Deinococcus betulae DNA region contains:
- the purN gene encoding phosphoribosylglycinamide formyltransferase has protein sequence MNLAFLASHGGSAARQLVTTCQRGELAATPAALVSNNSRSPALAWAQAAGLQTAHLSSARYPDPDELDAAILAFLVGAGADTLVLSGYMREIGPRVLTHFSGRLLNIHPSLLPRHGGRGMYGDRVHESVLAAGDSESGATVHLVTAGIDEGPVLAQARVPVQPGDTLDSLKARVQAIEGDLMLRAVQGLAAQGALSPT, from the coding sequence ATGAACCTCGCCTTTCTCGCCTCACACGGCGGCAGCGCGGCGCGGCAACTCGTGACCACGTGTCAGCGCGGCGAACTGGCCGCCACGCCCGCCGCGCTGGTCAGCAACAACAGCCGCAGTCCCGCTCTGGCGTGGGCGCAGGCGGCGGGCTTGCAGACCGCCCACCTCAGCAGCGCCCGGTACCCTGACCCCGACGAACTGGACGCGGCGATCCTGGCGTTTCTGGTGGGCGCCGGGGCCGACACGCTGGTCCTCAGCGGCTATATGCGGGAAATCGGGCCGCGCGTGCTGACCCACTTTTCCGGGCGGCTGCTCAACATCCACCCCAGCCTCTTGCCGCGGCACGGCGGGCGCGGCATGTACGGCGACCGCGTGCATGAAAGCGTGCTGGCCGCTGGGGACAGCGAAAGCGGCGCGACAGTGCATCTGGTCACGGCCGGCATCGATGAGGGGCCGGTGCTGGCCCAGGCGCGCGTGCCAGTGCAGCCCGGCGATACGCTGGACAGCCTTAAAGCCCGCGTGCAGGCCATTGAAGGCGACCTGATGCTGCGTGCAGTGCAGGGCCTGGCGGCGCAGGGTGCCCTGTCACCCACATGA
- a CDS encoding PaaI family thioesterase, with product MTQTAALPAFAVQAVKKALHDIPMNATVGVQITGVGVGWATGEAPETAPFHNHLGTIHAGVQFLLAEAVSGAAFAGAFAAQLMTAVPLIEKLETHYVGRAQGDLTARAEAADPAALPQAHADFAREGKARLVLNISVQDGENKEVMRAVAHWYIRARPQQG from the coding sequence ATGACCCAAACTGCTGCTCTCCCCGCCTTTGCTGTTCAGGCTGTTAAAAAAGCCCTGCACGATATCCCCATGAACGCCACCGTAGGCGTGCAGATTACCGGTGTGGGCGTGGGCTGGGCCACTGGCGAGGCGCCGGAAACCGCGCCGTTTCATAACCACCTGGGCACCATCCATGCGGGCGTGCAGTTTCTGCTGGCCGAGGCGGTCAGTGGCGCGGCTTTTGCGGGCGCTTTTGCCGCGCAGCTGATGACGGCTGTACCCCTGATTGAAAAGCTGGAAACCCATTATGTGGGCCGCGCCCAGGGCGACCTGACGGCCCGTGCTGAGGCGGCTGACCCCGCCGCCCTGCCCCAGGCTCACGCCGACTTCGCGCGCGAGGGCAAGGCCCGCCTGGTGCTGAATATCAGTGTGCAGGACGGCGAAAACAAGGAAGTCATGCGCGCTGTGGCTCACTGGTACATCCGCGCCCGACCTCAGCAGGGGTAG
- a CDS encoding DUF402 domain-containing protein — protein sequence MKRKVFDLRPWSRAVRHSQSVVRVLGHVIVDFTAHEVARPQDVPFGDQTVRILDHGFRWVRVHPTGSGEGVPGSALSAMLDGSGLPRQLYVDLHGGEGVGENGLPWHDDLYLDVIGNWVVGETGHGRVTEAHIIDGEDLQAAVAAELVTEAQAEATWTHARQIRAELLAGTYAPLMVLRRYLEDPYT from the coding sequence ATGAAGCGCAAGGTCTTTGACCTGCGGCCCTGGTCCCGCGCTGTGCGCCACAGTCAGAGCGTGGTGCGCGTGCTTGGTCACGTCATCGTGGATTTCACCGCCCACGAGGTCGCACGGCCTCAGGACGTGCCCTTTGGTGACCAGACGGTGAGGATTCTGGACCACGGCTTCCGCTGGGTGCGCGTTCACCCCACAGGCAGCGGCGAAGGCGTGCCGGGCAGCGCCCTGAGCGCCATGCTGGACGGGAGCGGCCTCCCCCGGCAACTCTATGTGGACCTGCACGGCGGTGAAGGCGTGGGCGAGAATGGGCTGCCGTGGCACGACGACCTCTATCTGGATGTGATTGGCAACTGGGTGGTGGGGGAGACCGGGCACGGCAGAGTGACCGAGGCGCACATCATTGATGGTGAGGATTTGCAGGCAGCGGTGGCCGCCGAGCTGGTGACAGAGGCGCAGGCCGAGGCCACCTGGACCCACGCCCGGCAGATCAGGGCCGAACTGCTGGCCGGCACCTACGCACCCCTTATGGTGCTGCGGCGGTATCTGGAAGACCCTTACACCTGA